From a single Kitasatospora sp. NBC_00458 genomic region:
- a CDS encoding VanZ family protein: MIDAILSSAPALFPVFAVLGLALGTVASWQARPRQWPAAAAVLWGLSLAGEVAATLTPTVTGSAGKPTCSIGSGVWETATTLQGLMNIALYVPLALFATLVLRRPLTVLAACAVLSAVTEVCQTLLGTGRSCDAADLVDNVLGALIGTVTAVLWLWLRRHKPPFGRRDGLHGLAAAGTGLAAVTAVVWLYVPLHHDAAGFNAPPAADQTELPQHIAAQLFGPGTVLQTTRLTSTPEKPSQPILDATTDRGQFRIEWPTGLLLDSASADSRIDPGPLTRDQVLKVGTDFAAAWFPDLTRAVTPTLTSTDTAGGAYMLTYRRYNADNVLMPMRLDITISTSGRVMASSARRTADPQLPKPTVTADTAKQRAVTAVSGSRADTTFLLAKEIDGQWRPCWVVNLIKPGETQSSGTVEFIDAVTGQSVAHQG, translated from the coding sequence ATGATCGACGCGATTCTCTCCTCAGCTCCCGCTCTCTTCCCCGTCTTCGCCGTGCTCGGCCTGGCCCTCGGCACCGTGGCCTCGTGGCAGGCCCGGCCCCGGCAGTGGCCGGCGGCCGCCGCAGTGCTCTGGGGGCTGTCGCTGGCGGGAGAGGTCGCGGCGACGCTGACGCCGACCGTCACCGGGTCGGCCGGGAAGCCGACCTGTTCGATCGGCAGCGGGGTGTGGGAGACGGCTACCACGCTGCAGGGACTGATGAACATCGCCCTGTACGTGCCGCTCGCCCTCTTCGCCACGCTGGTCCTGCGCCGGCCCCTGACCGTCCTCGCGGCGTGCGCGGTACTCTCCGCCGTGACCGAGGTCTGCCAGACCCTCCTGGGAACCGGCCGCTCCTGCGACGCCGCGGATCTCGTCGACAACGTTCTCGGTGCGCTCATCGGCACGGTTACCGCGGTCCTCTGGTTGTGGCTCCGCCGCCACAAGCCGCCGTTCGGACGCCGGGACGGCCTCCACGGCCTCGCCGCAGCCGGCACCGGCCTCGCCGCCGTCACGGCCGTCGTCTGGCTGTACGTACCGCTCCATCACGATGCGGCGGGCTTCAACGCGCCCCCCGCGGCCGACCAGACCGAGCTGCCCCAACACATCGCCGCCCAGCTCTTCGGCCCCGGCACCGTGTTGCAGACCACCCGCCTGACCAGCACCCCCGAGAAGCCCTCCCAGCCGATCCTCGACGCCACCACCGACCGCGGCCAGTTCCGGATCGAGTGGCCCACCGGGCTCCTTCTCGACAGTGCCTCGGCCGACAGCCGGATCGACCCCGGGCCGCTCACCCGGGACCAGGTCCTCAAGGTCGGCACCGACTTCGCGGCGGCCTGGTTCCCCGACCTCACGCGGGCCGTGACTCCGACCCTGACCTCCACCGACACCGCGGGCGGCGCCTACATGCTCACCTACCGCCGCTACAACGCCGACAACGTCCTGATGCCCATGCGCCTGGACATCACCATCTCCACCTCCGGCCGGGTCATGGCCTCATCCGCACGCCGGACCGCCGACCCCCAGCTGCCGAAACCCACCGTCACCGCCGACACGGCCAAGCAGCGGGCCGTCACCGCCGTGTCGGGATCCCGCGCGGACACCACCTTCCTCCTGGCGAAGGAGATCGACGGACAGTGGCGGCCCTGCTGGGTGGTCAACCTCATCAAGCCCGGCGAGACTCAAAGCTCCGGCACGGTCGAGTTCATCGACGCCGTCACCGGGCAGTCCGTGGCACACCAGGGGTGA
- a CDS encoding ribonucleotide-diphosphate reductase subunit beta, which translates to MLLDPGFELTLRPMRYPSFYDRYRDAIKNTWTVEEVDLHSDVADLAKLSEGERHMIGRLVAFFATGDSIVSNNVVLSLYKHINSPEARLYLSRQLFEEAVHVQFYLTLLDTYLPDPEDRNAAFAAVENIPSIHQKAQFCFKYMNAVDHIDSLQSKDDRRAFLLNLICFAACVEGLFFYGAFAYVYWFRSRGLLHGLATGTNWVFRDESMHMDFAMSVVDTVREEEPDLFDEKMAQQVTEMLEEAVEAELQFAQDLCGDGLPGMNTASMREYLQAVADQRLARLGMPIRYGSTNPFGFMELQNVQELTNFFERRVSAYQVAVEGSVAFDDDF; encoded by the coding sequence ATGCTGCTCGACCCTGGCTTCGAGCTGACGCTGCGCCCGATGCGCTACCCGTCGTTCTACGACCGGTACCGCGACGCCATCAAGAACACCTGGACGGTGGAGGAGGTGGACCTGCACTCGGACGTCGCCGACCTGGCGAAGCTGAGTGAGGGCGAGCGGCACATGATCGGCCGGCTGGTCGCGTTCTTCGCGACCGGTGACTCGATCGTCTCCAACAACGTGGTGCTGAGCCTGTACAAGCACATCAACTCCCCGGAGGCGCGGCTGTACCTGAGCCGTCAGCTGTTCGAGGAGGCCGTGCACGTCCAGTTCTACCTGACGCTGCTCGACACCTACCTTCCGGACCCGGAGGACCGCAACGCGGCCTTCGCCGCGGTGGAGAACATCCCCTCCATCCACCAGAAGGCCCAGTTCTGCTTCAAGTACATGAACGCGGTCGACCACATCGACTCGCTGCAGAGCAAGGACGACCGCCGCGCGTTCCTCCTGAACCTGATCTGCTTCGCGGCCTGCGTCGAGGGGCTGTTCTTCTACGGCGCCTTCGCGTACGTGTACTGGTTCCGCTCGCGCGGCCTGCTGCACGGCCTGGCGACGGGGACGAACTGGGTGTTCCGCGACGAGTCCATGCACATGGACTTCGCGATGTCGGTGGTCGACACCGTCCGCGAGGAGGAGCCCGACCTCTTCGACGAGAAGATGGCCCAGCAGGTGACGGAGATGCTGGAGGAGGCCGTCGAGGCCGAGCTCCAGTTCGCCCAGGACCTGTGCGGCGACGGCCTGCCCGGCATGAACACCGCGTCGATGCGCGAGTACCTCCAGGCCGTGGCCGACCAGCGCCTCGCCCGCCTCGGCATGCCGATCCGGTACGGGTCGACGAACCCGTTCGGGTTCATGGAGCTCCAGAACGTCCAGGAGCTGACCAACTTCTTCGAGCGCCGGGTCTCCGCGTACCAGGTCGCCGTCGAGGGCTCGGTCGCCTTCGACGACGACTTCTAA
- a CDS encoding ribonucleoside-diphosphate reductase subunit alpha, translating to MPAQGSSSAPTAPTVSDPGGALLRLLTDRSADLPQVDPGHVAAAALRGRHAGSDFAELRGLAVDASASMIAEDPQYSKLAARLLALEIVDEAASQGVVSFSTSITVGHAEGLIGDATAAFVAKHTDALNALIDPAGDDRFEYFGLRTVQSRYLLRHPITRKVVETPQHFLLRVACGLAVGDNEQSVREVAELYRLMSRLEYLTSSPTLFNSGTRHPQMSSCYLLDSPLDNLDSIYSRYAQIARLSKHAGGIGLSYSRIRSRGSLIRGTNGKSNGIVPFLRTLDSSVAAVNQGGRRKGAACVYLETWHADIEEFLELRDNTGEEARRTHNLNLAHWIPDEFMRRVNANADWSLFSPADVPELVDLWGAEFDEAYLKAELAGKAVRTIPAQTLYARMMRTLAQTGNGWMTFKDASNRAANQTALPGRTVHSSNLCTEILEVTDDSETAVCNLGSVNLGAHVAAGATAADLLNAMDWDRLDSTVRTAVTFLDRVVDINFYPTPEAGASNSRWRPVGLGVMGLQDVFFQLRLDFDSAEAKRLSTLIAERIMLTAYERSADLAEQLGRHEAYAETRAARGELHIDHFLEGKHSPSAAPEWADRWEALRARVATTGLRNSLLLAIAPTATIASIAGVYECIEPQVSNLFKRETLSGEFLQVNPYLVRELKELGVWDEQTRDALRDANGSVQELGWLPAEVRSLYRTAWELPQRALIDLAAARMPYIDQSQSLNLFMAAPTIGKLSSMYAYAWKVGLKTTYYLRSRPATRIAQAASGTARAAAPVPVGPIGAGTPTLTPEEEAALACSLENPESCEACQ from the coding sequence CTGCCCGCCCAGGGTTCCAGCTCCGCCCCCACCGCCCCGACGGTCTCCGACCCGGGCGGCGCGCTCCTCCGACTGCTGACCGACCGCAGCGCCGACCTCCCCCAGGTGGACCCCGGCCACGTCGCCGCCGCCGCCCTGCGCGGCCGCCACGCCGGATCGGACTTCGCCGAGCTGCGCGGGCTGGCCGTGGACGCCTCCGCGTCGATGATCGCCGAGGACCCGCAGTACTCGAAGCTGGCGGCCCGGCTGCTCGCGCTGGAGATCGTCGACGAGGCGGCGAGCCAGGGCGTGGTCTCGTTCTCCACCTCGATCACGGTCGGCCACGCCGAGGGCCTGATCGGCGACGCCACCGCGGCCTTCGTCGCCAAGCACACCGACGCGCTGAACGCCCTGATCGACCCGGCCGGCGACGACCGCTTCGAGTACTTCGGCCTGCGCACCGTGCAGTCCCGCTACCTGCTGCGCCACCCGATCACCCGCAAGGTCGTCGAGACCCCGCAGCACTTCCTGCTCCGCGTCGCCTGTGGCCTGGCGGTCGGCGACAACGAGCAGTCGGTGCGCGAGGTGGCCGAGCTGTACCGCCTGATGAGCCGGCTGGAGTACCTGACCTCCTCGCCGACCCTCTTCAACTCCGGCACCCGGCACCCGCAGATGTCCAGCTGCTACCTGCTGGACTCCCCGCTGGACAACCTGGACTCGATCTACTCGCGGTACGCGCAGATCGCCCGGCTCTCCAAGCACGCCGGCGGCATCGGCCTCTCCTACTCGCGGATCCGCTCGCGCGGCTCGCTGATCCGGGGCACCAACGGCAAGTCGAACGGCATCGTCCCGTTCCTGCGCACCCTCGACTCCTCGGTCGCCGCCGTCAACCAGGGCGGCCGCCGCAAGGGCGCGGCCTGCGTCTACCTGGAGACCTGGCACGCGGACATCGAGGAGTTCCTGGAGCTGCGCGACAACACCGGTGAGGAGGCGCGCCGCACCCACAACCTGAACCTGGCGCACTGGATCCCGGACGAGTTCATGCGCCGGGTCAACGCCAACGCCGACTGGTCGCTGTTCTCCCCGGCCGACGTCCCCGAGCTGGTCGACCTGTGGGGCGCCGAGTTCGACGAGGCCTACCTGAAGGCCGAGCTGGCCGGCAAGGCCGTCCGCACCATCCCCGCGCAGACCCTGTACGCCCGGATGATGCGCACCCTGGCGCAGACCGGCAACGGCTGGATGACCTTCAAGGACGCCTCCAACCGCGCCGCCAACCAGACCGCGCTGCCCGGCCGCACCGTCCACTCCTCCAACCTCTGCACCGAGATCCTGGAGGTCACGGACGACTCCGAGACCGCCGTCTGCAACCTCGGCTCGGTCAACCTCGGCGCCCACGTGGCCGCCGGCGCGACCGCCGCCGACCTGCTGAACGCGATGGACTGGGACCGCCTGGACTCCACCGTCCGCACCGCCGTCACCTTCCTCGACCGCGTGGTGGACATCAACTTCTACCCGACCCCCGAGGCCGGGGCCTCCAACTCCCGCTGGCGCCCGGTCGGCCTCGGCGTGATGGGCCTCCAGGACGTCTTCTTCCAGCTCCGCCTGGACTTCGACTCCGCCGAGGCCAAGCGGCTCTCCACGCTGATCGCCGAGCGCATCATGCTCACCGCGTACGAGCGCTCCGCCGACCTGGCCGAGCAGCTCGGCCGCCACGAGGCGTACGCCGAGACCCGCGCCGCCCGCGGCGAGCTGCACATCGACCACTTCTTGGAAGGCAAGCACAGCCCGAGCGCCGCGCCCGAGTGGGCCGACCGCTGGGAGGCGCTGCGCGCCCGCGTCGCCACCACCGGCCTGCGCAACTCGCTGCTGCTGGCGATCGCCCCGACCGCGACGATCGCCTCGATCGCCGGCGTGTACGAGTGCATCGAGCCGCAGGTCTCCAACCTGTTCAAGCGCGAGACCCTCTCCGGCGAGTTCCTCCAGGTCAACCCGTACCTGGTGCGCGAGCTCAAGGAGCTGGGCGTCTGGGACGAGCAGACCCGGGACGCGCTGCGCGACGCCAACGGCTCGGTCCAGGAGCTCGGCTGGCTGCCCGCCGAGGTCCGGTCGCTGTACCGCACCGCCTGGGAGCTGCCGCAGCGCGCGCTGATCGACCTGGCCGCGGCCCGGATGCCGTACATCGACCAGAGCCAGTCGCTGAACCTGTTCATGGCCGCGCCGACCATCGGCAAGCTCAGCTCGATGTACGCGTACGCCTGGAAGGTCGGTCTGAAGACCACCTACTACCTGCGCTCGCGCCCGGCGACCCGGATCGCCCAGGCCGCCTCCGGGACCGCCCGCGCCGCCGCCCCGGTCCCCGTCGGCCCGATCGGCGCCGGCACCCCGACCCTCACCCCGGAGGAGGAGGCCGCGCTGGCCTGCTCCCTGGAGAACCCCGAGTCCTGCGAGGCCTGCCAGTGA